A genome region from Macaca nemestrina isolate mMacNem1 chromosome 20, mMacNem.hap1, whole genome shotgun sequence includes the following:
- the LOC139360207 gene encoding putative methyl-CpG-binding domain protein 3-like 5, whose translation MMSWTLQKKREIHMAKAQRRRAARSALPVRLTSCIFPRPVTRIRSHPDNQVRRRKGEEHLEKPQQLCAYRRMQALQPCSSQGEGSSPLQLENVLSILAPGMAGESLDRAGAERVHRLPEPTAGQFPAVAGGPTPGMGCQLPPPLLGQLVTRADIRRQARRVKKARERLARALQADRLARQAEMLTGG comes from the coding sequence ATGATGTCCTGGACTTTACAGAAGAAACGAGAAATCCACATGGCCAAGGCCCAACGGAGACGAGCTGCGAGGTCTGCTCTCCCCGTGAGACTCACCAGCTGCATCTTCCCGAGGCCGGTGACAAGGATCAGGTCTCATCCTGACAACCAGGTCAGACGCAGAAAAGGGGAGGAGCACCTGGAGAAGCCACAGCAACTCTGCGCCTACCGGAGAATGCAGGCCCTGCAGCCCTGCAGCAGCCAAGGCGAAGGTTCAAGTCCACTGCAATTGGAGAACGTCTTAAGTATCCTCGCACCGGGGATGGCCGGTGAATCTCTGGACAGGGCTGGAGCTGAGCGTGTGCACAGGCTGCCCGAGCCCACCGCTGGGCAGTTTCCAGCTGTGGCAGGGGGACCAACCCCAGGAATGGGTTGTCAGCTCCCACCGCCCCTCTTGGGCCAATTGGTGACTCGTGCAGATATCCGGAGACAGGCCAGGAGGGTGAAGAAAGCCAGGGAGAGATTGGCCAGGGCCTTGCAGGCAGACAGGCTGGCCAGGCAGGCAGAAATGCTGACAGGTGGATGA